The proteins below are encoded in one region of Geobacter sp.:
- a CDS encoding DJ-1/PfpI/YhbO family deglycase/protease: MGVKRILMLVGDYVEDYEVMVPFQALQMVGHTVHAVCPDKKAGEFVRTAIHDFEGDQTYSEKRGHNFVLNATFAEVRADDYDALVIPGGRAPEYIRLNDAVLKMVQHFSRTGKPIASICHGAQLLAAAGVIEGKACSAYPAVGPDVTRAGGTYVNIPMDKAHVDGVLVTAPAWPAHPDWLARFLQVLGTRIEP; the protein is encoded by the coding sequence TGGTGCCCTTTCAGGCACTCCAGATGGTGGGGCATACCGTCCATGCGGTCTGCCCGGACAAGAAGGCGGGGGAGTTCGTGCGTACCGCCATCCATGATTTCGAGGGGGACCAGACCTACAGCGAAAAACGGGGTCACAACTTCGTGCTGAATGCGACGTTTGCCGAGGTCAGGGCCGATGACTACGATGCGCTGGTGATTCCCGGTGGGCGCGCGCCGGAATACATCCGCCTGAACGATGCAGTGCTGAAGATGGTGCAGCACTTTTCCCGGACAGGCAAGCCGATTGCTTCCATCTGCCACGGCGCCCAGCTTCTGGCCGCAGCAGGGGTCATCGAAGGCAAGGCCTGCTCCGCCTACCCGGCAGTGGGGCCGGATGTGACCCGCGCAGGCGGCACGTACGTGAATATTCCCATGGATAAGGCCCACGTGGACGGTGTATTGGTCACCGCTCCTGCCTGGCCCGCCCATCCAGACTGGCTTGCCAGGTTCCTGCAGGTGCTGGGAACGAGGATCGAACCGTAA